In Mycobacterium sp. Aquia_216, a genomic segment contains:
- the glp gene encoding molybdotransferase-like divisome protein Glp, with the protein MRSVEEQQARITAAAVAPRPMRVAIAEAQGLLCAEEVVTERPLPGFDQAAIDGYAVRSVDVLGIGEVGGDTAFDETGEPLADEDNPGGLVLPVMGTIEAGARTPSRLQPRQAVRVHTGAPLPTLADAVLPLRWTDGGTSKVRILRGAPSGAYVRRAGDDVQPGDVAVRAGTIIGAAQVGLLAAVGRERVLVHPRPRVAILAVGGELVDISRTPSNGQVYDVNSYALAAAARDAGAEVNRVGIVSNNPKELGEIIQGQINRAEVVVIAGGVGGAAAEAVRVVLSELGEMEVVRVAMHPGSVQGFGQLGREGVPVFLLPANPVSALVVFEVMVRPLIRLSLGKRQPMRRVVQARTLSPITSVAGRKGYLRGQLMRDQDSGEYLVQALGGAPGSSHLLATLAEANCLVVVPSGAEQIRTGEIVDVAFLAQRG; encoded by the coding sequence GTGCGTTCGGTGGAGGAACAGCAGGCCCGGATAACTGCGGCCGCGGTAGCCCCGCGCCCGATGCGTGTCGCCATCGCGGAGGCGCAGGGGTTGCTGTGCGCGGAAGAAGTGGTGACCGAACGGCCGCTGCCCGGCTTCGATCAGGCCGCGATCGACGGCTACGCGGTGCGCAGCGTCGACGTGCTGGGCATCGGCGAAGTGGGTGGCGACACTGCTTTCGACGAAACCGGTGAGCCGCTGGCCGACGAGGACAACCCCGGCGGGCTGGTCTTGCCGGTGATGGGGACCATCGAAGCCGGTGCGCGCACGCCCAGCCGGCTGCAGCCGCGGCAGGCCGTCCGGGTGCACACCGGGGCGCCGCTGCCCACGCTGGCCGATGCGGTGCTGCCGCTGCGCTGGACCGACGGCGGCACGTCGAAGGTTCGGATTCTGCGCGGGGCGCCCTCGGGCGCCTACGTGCGCCGCGCCGGCGACGACGTCCAGCCCGGGGATGTCGCGGTGCGTGCCGGGACAATCATCGGCGCCGCTCAGGTCGGGCTGCTTGCGGCGGTCGGCCGGGAACGGGTGCTGGTGCACCCACGTCCGCGGGTGGCGATCCTGGCGGTGGGCGGCGAGCTGGTCGATATCTCGCGGACGCCGAGCAACGGGCAGGTCTACGACGTCAACTCCTACGCATTGGCAGCCGCCGCCCGGGATGCCGGCGCGGAGGTCAACCGGGTCGGCATCGTCTCCAACAACCCTAAAGAGCTCGGTGAAATCATCCAGGGCCAGATCAATCGCGCCGAGGTCGTGGTGATCGCCGGCGGGGTCGGGGGCGCGGCGGCCGAGGCGGTGCGGGTGGTGTTGTCCGAACTCGGCGAGATGGAGGTCGTCCGGGTTGCCATGCATCCCGGATCGGTGCAGGGCTTCGGACAGCTGGGGCGCGAGGGCGTGCCGGTGTTCCTGTTGCCCGCCAACCCGGTCAGTGCTCTGGTGGTCTTCGAAGTGATGGTTCGGCCGCTGATCCGGCTATCGCTGGGCAAGCGCCAGCCGATGCGCCGCGTCGTGCAGGCCCGCACGCTGTCGCCGATCACGTCGGTGGCCGGGCGCAAGGGCTACCTGCGCGGCCAGCTGATGCGCGACCAGGACAGCGGCGAGTATTTGGTGCAGGCGCTGGGCGGAGCCCCGGGGTCGTCGCATTTGCTGGCGACGCTGGCTGAGGCAAACTGTCTAGTTGTGGTTCCCAGTGGGGCCGAGCAGATTCGGACCGGTGAGATTGTCGACGTCGCGTTCTTGGCCCAGCGCGGCTGA
- a CDS encoding UTP--glucose-1-phosphate uridylyltransferase yields the protein MSRPDEIPIPYTAIVPAAGLGTRFLPATKTVPKELLPVVDTPGIELVAEEAAAAGAERLVIITSEGKDGVVAHFVEDLVLEGTLEARGKQAMLAKVRRAPALIKVESVVQVEPLGLGHAIGCVESVLAPDEDAVMVLLPDDLVLPTGVLETMAKVRAQYGGSVLCAIEVSPEEISAYGVFDVEPVPGDDSPDVLKVKGMIEKPKAEDAPSMYAAAGRYVLDRAIFDALRRIDHGAGGELQLTDAIALLIEEGHPVHVVVHRGSRHDLGNPGGYLKAAVDFALDRDDYGPELRQWLVARLGLNER from the coding sequence ATGTCACGGCCAGATGAAATCCCGATCCCGTATACGGCGATCGTCCCCGCAGCCGGTCTGGGTACCCGTTTCCTGCCGGCCACCAAGACGGTGCCCAAAGAGCTGCTGCCCGTGGTCGACACGCCCGGTATCGAGCTGGTCGCCGAGGAAGCGGCCGCGGCCGGCGCTGAGCGGTTGGTGATCATCACCTCCGAGGGCAAGGACGGCGTCGTCGCGCACTTCGTCGAGGACCTGGTGCTGGAAGGCACGCTCGAGGCTCGCGGCAAACAAGCCATGCTGGCCAAGGTGCGTCGGGCGCCGGCGCTGATCAAGGTCGAGTCGGTGGTGCAGGTCGAGCCGCTCGGATTGGGACATGCCATCGGATGCGTGGAATCGGTGTTGGCGCCCGACGAGGACGCAGTCATGGTGCTGCTACCCGATGATTTGGTGCTGCCGACCGGCGTGCTGGAGACGATGGCCAAGGTGCGTGCCCAGTACGGCGGCTCGGTGTTGTGCGCCATCGAGGTATCGCCCGAAGAGATCAGTGCCTACGGCGTTTTCGACGTCGAGCCGGTTCCCGGCGACGACAGTCCGGACGTGCTCAAAGTCAAGGGGATGATCGAAAAGCCCAAGGCCGAGGATGCCCCGTCGATGTATGCGGCGGCGGGCCGCTATGTGCTCGACCGTGCCATTTTCGATGCGCTGCGCCGCATCGACCACGGGGCCGGTGGCGAACTGCAGCTCACCGACGCCATCGCGTTGCTGATCGAAGAGGGCCACCCGGTTCATGTCGTCGTGCATCGCGGATCTCGACACGACTTGGGAAATCCCGGCGGCTACCTCAAGGCTGCGGTTGACTTTGCATTGGATCGTGACGACTACGGCCCGGAACTGCGGCAGTGGTTGGTGGCGCGATTGGGCCTGAACGAGCGATAG
- a CDS encoding 5-formyltetrahydrofolate cyclo-ligase, giving the protein MTTSSKAALREQVLAARGRVADDVRAAEARILNEQLALAVSSGSTVCAYVPVGTEPGSIAMLDMLLGRSRRVLLPVARTTGDGTPIRLRWAEYRPGELVRGRWGLLEPTEPWLPDSALSEAEMVLVPALAVDHRGARLGRGRGFYDRSLDGRNPQARLIAMVRDVEFVDELPADSHDVPMTHVITPRRGVIKLRADGRE; this is encoded by the coding sequence ATGACGACTTCGAGCAAGGCCGCGCTGCGCGAGCAGGTGCTGGCGGCCCGGGGTCGCGTTGCCGACGACGTTCGCGCCGCTGAGGCGCGAATACTCAACGAGCAGCTTGCGCTCGCGGTGAGCAGCGGCAGCACGGTCTGCGCGTACGTACCGGTGGGCACCGAACCCGGATCCATCGCGATGCTGGACATGTTGCTGGGGCGCTCGCGGCGGGTGCTGTTGCCCGTTGCGCGCACCACCGGTGACGGCACGCCGATCCGGCTGCGGTGGGCTGAATACCGGCCGGGCGAACTCGTCCGCGGCCGTTGGGGCCTGCTGGAACCAACCGAGCCGTGGCTGCCCGACTCCGCCCTGTCCGAGGCCGAAATGGTGCTGGTCCCGGCGTTGGCCGTCGACCATCGGGGCGCGCGGCTGGGCCGGGGTCGCGGCTTCTACGACCGCTCGCTGGACGGCAGGAACCCGCAAGCACGCCTGATCGCGATGGTGCGCGACGTAGAGTTCGTCGACGAGTTACCGGCCGACTCGCACGACGTGCCGATGACCCACGTCATCACCCCCCGGCGCGGGGTCATAAAGCTGCGCGCCGACGGCCGGGAATGA
- a CDS encoding FmdB family zinc ribbon protein: MPTYSYACTECGDRFDIVQAFTDDTLTTCEKCSGRLRKLFNSVGVVFKGSGFYRTDSRESGKKAAASNNGSSTNGSSESSGSGEKSGDSEKSSSSDKSTSSEKSSSSASSAAATSS; this comes from the coding sequence GTGCCGACCTACAGCTACGCGTGCACCGAGTGTGGCGACCGCTTTGACATCGTGCAGGCCTTCACGGACGACACGCTGACCACCTGCGAGAAGTGCTCGGGTCGACTGCGCAAGTTGTTCAACTCCGTCGGCGTCGTGTTCAAAGGCAGCGGCTTCTACCGCACCGACAGCCGTGAGTCGGGCAAGAAGGCCGCCGCTTCGAACAACGGCTCGTCGACCAACGGATCGAGCGAGAGCTCCGGGTCCGGTGAGAAGTCCGGCGATAGTGAGAAGTCCAGTTCGAGCGACAAGTCCACCTCGAGCGAGAAGTCGTCGAGTTCGGCGTCATCGGCCGCGGCCACGTCCAGCTAG
- a CDS encoding SAF domain-containing protein, producing the protein MAEPSLNPTLLHRISTSLRPDWTRTVLARRVVAGGLVVLAAVAALRSDPDGDRLEVVVATHDLTPGAALTPDDVRLEKRLATTLPDGSQADVAAVVGSTLAGPTRRGEVLTDVRLLGSRLAEAAVASKVGPGARIVPLHLADSALIDLIRAGDIVDVLAAPPTDTQPGTQALSKVVATDAVVVLVSPKQKVQAADGDRVVLVALPARVANTVAGSVLGLAVTLTLH; encoded by the coding sequence GTGGCCGAACCGTCGCTGAATCCAACGCTCCTGCACCGGATATCGACGTCGCTGCGCCCGGATTGGACGCGGACGGTGCTGGCTCGCCGCGTGGTCGCGGGCGGCCTGGTCGTGTTGGCGGCAGTCGCGGCGCTGCGTTCGGATCCGGACGGTGATCGCCTGGAGGTGGTGGTAGCCACGCATGACCTCACTCCCGGCGCGGCCTTGACGCCCGACGACGTCCGACTCGAAAAGCGTTTGGCGACAACACTTCCCGATGGATCACAGGCTGACGTGGCCGCCGTAGTGGGGTCGACGTTGGCCGGTCCGACGCGTCGGGGCGAGGTACTCACCGACGTCCGCTTGCTGGGCAGCCGGCTGGCCGAGGCCGCAGTCGCATCGAAGGTCGGGCCCGGCGCCCGCATTGTGCCGCTGCACCTGGCCGACAGCGCGCTGATCGATCTCATCCGCGCCGGCGACATCGTCGACGTGCTGGCCGCACCGCCCACCGATACGCAGCCGGGCACGCAGGCGCTCAGCAAGGTGGTGGCCACCGATGCCGTAGTGGTGCTCGTGTCACCCAAGCAGAAAGTGCAGGCCGCGGACGGTGACCGCGTAGTGTTAGTTGCGCTGCCGGCTCGCGTGGCGAACACGGTGGCAGGCTCGGTGCTAGGGCTGGCAGTGACCCTCACCCTGCACTGA
- the mscL gene encoding large-conductance mechanosensitive channel protein MscL produces the protein MLKGFKEFLARGNIVDLSVAVVIGTAFTALVTKFTDSIITPLINRIGVNQTSDVGILRISIGGGQTIDLNVLLSAAINFVLVAAVVYFLVVLPYNTFRKRGEVEQADDAQIVLLTEIRDLLAQTNGDTSSGRHGGTHTTPPPDYGPRADAESQ, from the coding sequence ATGCTCAAGGGGTTCAAAGAGTTTCTCGCGCGGGGCAATATCGTCGACCTGTCCGTCGCGGTGGTCATCGGTACAGCGTTCACCGCGTTGGTCACCAAGTTCACCGACAGCATCATCACGCCGTTGATCAACCGGATCGGTGTCAACCAGACATCCGACGTCGGCATCCTGCGGATCAGCATCGGCGGCGGACAGACCATCGACCTTAACGTCCTGCTGTCGGCCGCCATCAACTTCGTCCTGGTCGCCGCGGTGGTGTACTTCCTGGTCGTGCTGCCCTACAACACCTTCCGCAAGCGCGGCGAGGTCGAGCAGGCCGACGACGCCCAGATCGTCTTGCTGACCGAGATCCGCGACCTCCTTGCGCAGACCAATGGAGACACCTCGTCCGGCCGGCACGGCGGGACACACACCACGCCGCCGCCCGACTACGGACCGCGCGCCGACGCCGAATCGCAGTGA
- a CDS encoding MogA/MoaB family molybdenum cofactor biosynthesis protein codes for MRLDEPLNEPLSELGYTVAPMETGAELVVGRALVVVVDDRTAHGDEEDHSGPLVTELLTEAGFVVDGVVAVAADEVEIRNALNTAVIGGVDLVVSVGGTGVTPRDVTPEATVEILDREILGIAEAVRASGLSAGIIDAGLSRGLAGVSGSTLVVNLAGSRYAVRDGMATLNPLAAQIIGQLSSLEI; via the coding sequence ATGCGACTCGATGAACCTCTGAACGAGCCTCTGTCCGAGCTCGGATATACGGTTGCACCCATGGAAACGGGTGCGGAGTTGGTAGTCGGCCGGGCTCTGGTTGTGGTGGTCGACGATCGCACCGCTCACGGGGACGAAGAAGATCACAGTGGGCCGCTGGTCACCGAGTTGCTGACCGAGGCGGGGTTCGTCGTCGACGGTGTGGTGGCGGTTGCGGCCGACGAGGTCGAGATCCGCAACGCGTTGAACACCGCGGTGATCGGCGGGGTGGATCTGGTCGTCTCCGTCGGCGGGACCGGAGTTACCCCGCGCGATGTCACCCCGGAGGCGACCGTCGAGATTCTGGATCGCGAAATCCTCGGCATCGCCGAGGCCGTGCGGGCGTCCGGGCTGTCCGCGGGCATCATCGACGCCGGGCTGTCCCGCGGTCTGGCCGGCGTGTCCGGAAGCACGTTGGTGGTCAACCTGGCCGGTTCCCGCTATGCGGTCCGCGACGGGATGGCGACGCTGAATCCGCTCGCCGCACAGATCATCGGGCAGTTATCTAGTCTCGAGATCTAA
- a CDS encoding S1C family serine protease, with product MTNDPRYSPPPQQPGYRNAPNQPVAPAYAQGHQQPYNQTFDWRYQQGQQSRPSQTAQYRRPYEPFGDTGSGSLRGGTGPGSIPGGTGAGPIPGGTGLGPIPGGTGAGPIPGMLPPMRALHGPERRSRAGLLTVGALAIAVVSAGIGGAAATVVELGTHSTSANGGAGPSGATPGVPAANMPPGTVEQVAAKVVPSVVMLETDLGRASEEGSGVILSSDGLILTNNHVIAAAAAPPKGPGGPGGPGGPAPSPPGAPVGPSGPSGPSGPGGPAPKTTVTFSDGRTAPFTVVGADPTSDIAVIRVQGVSGLTPIAMGSSSDVRVGQPVMAIGSPLGLSGTVTTGIISALNRPVSTTGESGNQNTVLDAIQTDAAINPGNSGGALVNLNGQLVGINSAIATLGSDSPDAQSGSIGLGFAIPVDQAKRIADELISTGKATHASLGVQVTSDKGTPGAKVVEVVQGGAAANAGVPKNVVVTKVDDRPISSADALVAAVRSRAPGDKVTLTFQDPGGGSRTVQVTLGKADQ from the coding sequence ATGACGAATGACCCAAGGTATTCGCCACCGCCGCAGCAGCCGGGATACCGTAACGCGCCTAACCAGCCCGTGGCTCCCGCGTATGCCCAAGGGCACCAGCAACCGTACAACCAGACTTTCGACTGGCGGTACCAACAAGGGCAGCAGTCACGACCGTCGCAAACCGCGCAATACCGCCGGCCCTATGAGCCGTTCGGCGACACCGGGTCGGGTTCGTTACGCGGGGGCACCGGGCCGGGTTCGATTCCCGGCGGTACCGGCGCGGGCCCGATTCCCGGGGGCACCGGACTGGGGCCGATACCCGGGGGGACGGGGGCAGGTCCGATCCCCGGCATGCTGCCGCCGATGCGGGCCCTGCACGGCCCAGAGCGGCGATCTCGCGCCGGCCTGCTGACGGTGGGCGCGCTGGCGATCGCGGTGGTGTCGGCGGGTATCGGCGGCGCCGCGGCAACGGTCGTCGAACTGGGTACGCACTCCACGTCCGCCAACGGTGGCGCCGGACCCTCGGGCGCCACGCCCGGCGTTCCGGCGGCCAACATGCCGCCCGGCACCGTCGAACAGGTCGCCGCAAAGGTGGTGCCCAGCGTCGTCATGTTGGAGACCGATCTCGGTCGCGCGTCCGAAGAGGGCTCCGGCGTCATCTTGTCGTCCGACGGGCTGATTCTGACCAACAACCACGTCATCGCCGCGGCCGCCGCCCCTCCGAAAGGACCGGGTGGCCCGGGCGGGCCGGGTGGACCCGCGCCCAGTCCGCCGGGTGCGCCGGTCGGTCCGAGTGGTCCGAGTGGTCCCAGTGGTCCGGGTGGTCCGGCACCGAAGACGACGGTGACGTTCTCCGACGGCCGCACCGCGCCGTTCACGGTGGTGGGTGCCGACCCCACGAGTGATATCGCCGTCATCCGAGTGCAAGGCGTGTCGGGACTGACCCCCATCGCGATGGGCTCCTCGTCGGACGTGCGGGTCGGCCAGCCGGTGATGGCGATCGGTTCCCCGCTGGGGTTGTCCGGAACGGTGACCACCGGGATCATCAGCGCCTTGAACCGGCCGGTGTCGACCACCGGTGAATCCGGTAACCAGAACACGGTGCTGGACGCGATTCAGACCGACGCCGCGATCAACCCGGGTAACTCCGGCGGTGCGCTGGTCAACCTGAACGGCCAGCTGGTGGGCATCAACTCCGCGATCGCCACCCTGGGTTCGGATTCACCCGACGCGCAGAGCGGTTCGATCGGCCTTGGCTTCGCGATTCCGGTCGACCAGGCCAAGCGCATCGCCGACGAGTTGATCAGCACCGGCAAGGCGACGCATGCGTCGCTCGGCGTGCAGGTGACCAGTGACAAGGGCACGCCGGGCGCCAAGGTCGTCGAAGTCGTGCAGGGCGGCGCGGCGGCGAACGCCGGGGTTCCCAAGAACGTGGTCGTCACCAAGGTCGACGACCGTCCGATCAGCAGCGCTGACGCCTTGGTCGCCGCGGTGCGGTCCAGGGCGCCGGGCGACAAGGTGACGCTGACGTTCCAGGATCCCGGCGGTGGCAGCCGGACCGTGCAGGTCACCCTCGGCAAGGCGGATCAGTGA
- a CDS encoding HAMP domain-containing sensor histidine kinase produces MIRFQRRRRAPLQAPSSLSLRWRVMLLAMSMVAMVVVLMAFAVYAVIAAALYSDIDNQLDSRAQLLIASGSLAADPAKAIEGTAYSDVNAMLVNPGHSIYTAQQPGQTLPVDSQEKAVIRGDLFMSRRTASDQRILAIHLPNGSSLLISKSLRPTEAVMTKLRWVLLIVGGIGVAVAAVAGGMVTRAGLRPVARLTEAAERVARTDDLRPIPVFGSDELARLTEAFNLMLRALAESRERQARLVTDAGHELRTPLTSLRTNVELLMASMEPGAPRLPEQEMVDLRTDVLAQIEELSTLVGDLVDLTRDDAGQVVHEPVDMSEVIDRSLERVRRRRNDIHFDVDVMPWQVYGDAAGLSRAALNLMDNAAKWSPPGGRVGVRMRQLDPSHAELVVSDLGPGIPPHERRLVFERFYRSTTARALPGSGLGLAIVKQVVLNHGGLLRVEDTVSGGHPPGTSIFVLLPGRPLPVSTYPTAGTEGAADAGSHAKTDPAVPLQGDAANSRESTNVISVDSQSARAR; encoded by the coding sequence ATGATTCGGTTCCAACGACGTCGGCGTGCGCCACTGCAGGCCCCCAGTTCGTTGTCGCTGCGGTGGCGGGTGATGTTGCTCGCGATGTCGATGGTGGCCATGGTCGTGGTGCTGATGGCATTCGCCGTCTACGCGGTGATCGCGGCGGCGCTGTACAGCGACATCGACAACCAGCTGGACAGCCGAGCGCAGCTGCTGATTGCCAGCGGTTCGCTGGCCGCGGACCCGGCAAAGGCCATCGAGGGCACCGCGTATTCGGACGTCAACGCGATGCTGGTGAATCCCGGCCACTCGATCTACACGGCCCAGCAGCCGGGCCAGACCTTGCCGGTCGATTCGCAGGAGAAGGCGGTGATCCGCGGCGACCTGTTCATGTCCCGGCGCACCGCTTCCGACCAGCGCATCCTGGCGATCCACCTGCCCAACGGCAGTTCGCTGCTGATCTCCAAGAGCCTGCGGCCGACCGAAGCGGTGATGACCAAACTGCGCTGGGTGTTGCTGATCGTCGGCGGCATCGGTGTGGCGGTTGCCGCGGTGGCCGGCGGCATGGTCACCCGGGCGGGGCTGCGGCCGGTCGCTCGCCTGACCGAAGCGGCCGAGCGGGTGGCACGCACCGATGACCTGCGGCCCATCCCGGTATTCGGCAGTGACGAATTGGCCAGGCTCACAGAGGCATTCAACTTGATGCTGCGGGCGCTGGCGGAGTCCCGGGAACGGCAGGCCCGGCTGGTCACCGACGCCGGGCACGAATTACGCACCCCGCTGACGTCGCTTCGGACCAACGTCGAGCTCCTGATGGCGTCGATGGAACCGGGAGCGCCGCGCCTGCCCGAGCAGGAGATGGTCGACCTGCGGACCGACGTGCTCGCGCAGATCGAGGAATTGTCCACTCTGGTAGGCGATTTGGTGGACCTCACCCGCGACGACGCCGGCCAGGTGGTGCACGAGCCGGTCGACATGTCTGAGGTCATCGACCGGAGCCTGGAGCGAGTCAGGCGGCGGCGCAACGACATTCACTTCGACGTCGACGTGATGCCGTGGCAGGTCTACGGTGACGCGGCCGGGCTGTCGCGCGCGGCGCTGAACCTGATGGACAACGCCGCCAAGTGGAGTCCGCCGGGCGGCCGCGTCGGTGTCCGGATGCGTCAGCTCGACCCGTCGCATGCCGAGCTGGTGGTCTCCGACTTAGGCCCGGGAATCCCACCGCACGAGCGGCGCCTGGTGTTCGAACGGTTCTACCGGTCGACGACGGCGCGGGCCCTGCCGGGTTCGGGACTGGGGTTGGCCATCGTCAAGCAGGTGGTGCTCAACCACGGCGGATTGCTCCGCGTCGAAGACACCGTTTCTGGCGGCCATCCTCCGGGAACATCGATTTTCGTGCTGCTTCCCGGCCGGCCACTGCCGGTGTCGACGTATCCGACGGCCGGGACCGAGGGCGCGGCCGACGCCGGCAGCCATGCCAAGACCGACCCCGCAGTTCCCTTGCAAGGCGATGCAGCGAACTCTCGGGAATCGACGAACGTTATCTCAGTGGACTCTCAGTCCGCGCGCGCAAGGTAG
- a CDS encoding response regulator transcription factor: MRILVVDDDRAVRESLRRSLSFNGYSVELAHDGVEALEIISSDRPDAVVLDVMMPRLDGLEVCRHLRSTGDDLPILVLTARDSVSERVAGLDAGADDYLPKPFALEELLARMRALLRRTKPEDAESVAMTFSDLALDPVTREVTRGHRRITLTRTEFALLEMLIANPRRVLTRSRILEEVWGFDFPTSGNALEVYVGYLRRKTEADGEPRLIHTVRGVGYVLRETPP; this comes from the coding sequence GTGCGCATTCTTGTCGTCGATGACGATCGCGCGGTCCGCGAGTCGCTGCGCAGGTCGCTTTCCTTCAACGGCTACTCCGTCGAGTTGGCTCATGACGGGGTGGAAGCGCTGGAGATCATCTCCAGCGACCGGCCCGACGCGGTCGTGCTCGACGTGATGATGCCGCGCCTGGACGGTCTCGAGGTCTGCCGCCACCTGCGCAGCACCGGTGACGACCTGCCGATCCTGGTGCTTACCGCCCGCGATTCGGTGTCCGAGCGGGTCGCCGGCCTGGATGCCGGCGCGGACGACTACCTGCCCAAGCCGTTCGCTCTCGAAGAGCTGCTGGCCCGCATGCGGGCGTTGCTGCGCCGGACCAAGCCCGAGGACGCCGAGTCGGTCGCCATGACGTTCTCGGACCTGGCCCTGGACCCGGTGACCCGTGAAGTCACCCGCGGGCACCGTCGGATCACCCTGACCCGCACCGAGTTCGCACTGCTGGAGATGTTGATCGCCAATCCGCGCCGCGTGCTCACTCGCAGCCGCATCCTCGAGGAGGTGTGGGGATTCGACTTTCCCACCTCGGGCAATGCGCTGGAGGTCTACGTCGGATACCTGCGGCGCAAAACGGAAGCCGACGGTGAGCCGCGCCTGATCCACACGGTGCGCGGCGTGGGCTACGTCCTTCGGGAGACGCCGCCCTGA
- the rpmF gene encoding 50S ribosomal protein L32 has translation MAVPKRRMSRSNTRSRRSQWKAEKTELVGVTVAGQKHKVPRRLLKAARLGLIDLDRR, from the coding sequence ATGGCCGTACCCAAGCGCAGGATGTCGCGCTCGAACACCCGTAGCCGCCGCTCGCAGTGGAAGGCCGAAAAGACCGAGCTCGTCGGCGTGACGGTGGCCGGCCAGAAGCACAAGGTGCCGCGTCGGCTGCTCAAGGCGGCTCGCCTGGGCCTGATCGATCTCGACCGACGCTAG